The genomic interval AGTATGCACCAAAGAATGTTACTCTAATTAGTCTGATCATGCTTATTAATTATACAGAACAAGGTAATCTGGCCTCAGCATGGGCAGCATGTTTCCTCATTGGTGTAGGATTGCAAAAGCCTGAGTGGTTTATTTGCAGTATTGCATGTCTGTGCTGTGTGATACCAAACCAGGGCATAAAGTAAGGCATCTGCCCTGTGGCTTTGGTTAATTTATACAAGTAGTCATTAGGCCCAGCTCTAGCACTCTCTGTCATTCTCAAGTTTTATCAATTACAATtctatattttgtatttatattacATTTACAATTTATTATGTTTTCTATGTTTATTATTAATAAGTTTATTACATTTCTAAACTGGTGACATTGTTGAATAGCATTAGGCCTGATCCTGATGCTGTAGAACTGCATGAAGGGTGTCCTAGCAGTGATGATTCCTTGTCAACAGAGATCTTCAGGATCTCATTTGCCAGTTCTTAACCCTTCATGTGCTCTACAAATACTGTGTAAAGCGAACTTTACacctcagggctgtgccccccaAATGGTTCTGCAGAGCCACCTGACATTGCTTCTGCCTCATGCATCAATCAAAGCATaaagggcagaggagcagaaacagAAGTGAACAGGCCTGGCTGCCATCACTCATGCAGGGGACTTTGCATCCCGTGTTTAGAAAggacaaaaccccaacaatgCCCGGCCCCGGCTCGTCAGAAGCGATCACATCAGCGCCGCGACCTCAATGAGAGCCAGCGAGACGTGGCTGCTGGGAGTGACTGCAGCATTGTCCCTGCTCACccacacagcagggctgggctgcggGGCAGCCGTGCCTGGGGCTGCCGAGCCTTCCGAGCCTCTCAGTGCCTGTGAGCAGCCAGGGgcggatggacagacagacGTGGGCCGGTTtgcctggggcagcagagcccctcacGCTGCCCTGGACCTGCCAGGCGCTCCCGTGACCCACTGGGGACTGAGGGGACGTGTGGCAGTGTCACAGGCAGCGAGGGCAGCTGTGTCCCAGAGTGGGGagttctgtccctgctgcaggcactcGGGGCTGGACTCACAGGCCTGAAGCTGGGAAGCCTGGAAGGGAGGACAGATGTGACCAAAGAGGAAGAACCTTCTGGGTAGCAGCAGTTCACTTGGGTGCCTTCCTGGACTGGTGTCACAGCATGAACTAAGATGTTTTGTGGTTAAAGAGGTTTCAAAAGGCTTCAAATTTCTTAGTTATTTTGGCattcttatttttcctgagATCATGAGGTTTGATGAGGATGGGGAATCATAAATTCCTGAGTTAAGACTTCTGAGGGTGTAATACTTCAAAGTAGTAAAACACATCTCTAGCCTGTCTGCTGGGGAAAGAGAGGgctgagcaggagggaggagccAACCTGTAAACAGCAACAGCTCAGGTAACTCTCGCAGTCCTTTAATTAACACTGCTAGTCTCTGGAGCCCAGCTTTGGTGGCTGTTTAACTAGTTAGGGGGGATTGGGATGATGACTGTTGAACTGTGGGGATTTGCTTGAAAAACACaatagcaggaaaaagaagtaaactGAGAGCAGTGGCATAGTGTCATCTTAGCTTCATCAGGTTCTGCTGTGCACGGGGTCAATTGCCAAAGCTGCTAAGGCAGAGTGAAGATTAATTTGCTTTGGTCAGCCTTTGCTTCACTATCTGAATATCATTATCAGGAATGTAAATGATTATGCAATGCAGAGAAATGCCACAATAGTCTCAGTGTCTCCTTTTATACTTGTCTCTTTGTGAACGAGGCTTTATCTAAATGCAAATGTGATTTCAGCCTTCTGATTAGGACATTATACAGTCATCCATTCCAGAAAAGCACAATTAgtggattattttatttctgactcAACAGTTCTTGGTGTAGATAGTTTGTTTGTTGTGCTGTGCACGATATTTAAGTTACCAGAGGGAGATTTACATTATTAGTCAGGATTATAGCCAGATTTTGTGAGGTTGAGGGGTTTTGCGTGGCAGATAAAACTGGTAACATTTGTGGGATTCAAGGGGAGATGTTTTCAGAACAAAAGGCAACAGTGCAGATTCTTACTGTGCTTCATTGTCCTCCTTGTGCCAAGGAAGGGGCAAATCACAGTAGAGGCTGTGCAGATTCTCCAGGGCATCgggagcacaggagcagagggtgGCTTACCTGTTGTCAGGATCTTGTCCCTGTTGAGGTGAGCTTGTACAGGGCACCAGTATCTTAGAACTCCACAATGGGCAGGTCGTgagattatttattattaaacagCCACTTTACCAAAACAGCCATGAAGTTTTTCCATGTGCTGTGGTAGATTTCCAGTGAAGTTTTCAGCGGATGAAGTTACATCCTAAGGAAAACATAGATCTTTAGTGACAAACTTCCCTGTGAAGCTTGCCCATATCACAGCATTTGTAGCATTTTTGGAACTGTGAATCTGTCAGAACTcaggtggtttgtttttttaatttgaatatgAGAGCCTCATAGAAGTTTAAGTTTGATAATAGATGGGGTAAAAATTTCCATCTTCAAACCTTTTAGAAAGTCCAGTATTTATGAAAGGTgaaggatgaaaaaaattatccgTGCAAATGTATTTGTCACACAATTTGAATTCAACAGCTCATCATTTTCCTATGAAAAATTACTGCAGTGGAAAATTCCTAATTATCTATAGTGAAACATTTTCAATTCCATTGATCAGCTTCATCTTTCCATATCCATATGTTTCCATGACTggttccttcctctctcccagagctgcttttctgtgtgctggagCAAGCTGTCCTGGACAGTCCCAGCACATGAGGGATCTTTGCATTTGTGACAGGAAATCTATTGCACCACTTAGGTTTAATTAGAGCACAGTGACATATGATGAGTTTACACATCAAAGCCTAGAAACAACTTCACAAGTTGGCTCTGGTCCCAAAGTGTATTTTGGGATCTGTATTGAATTTTGGGATGTTTCACTGTATTAAGTGGGAATATGTGGAATGCAGGGTTGGGTCAGTGGAATTATACAAATTCTTACCAGCCAAGAATATAGCCCAAAAAACGTGTGTGAAGTTAAATTTGGGTTCAGATCAATTTGAATCCAACTACATATGCCAGTTTTCTCTGTTGGATGATAAAAACTTCTCTCTCTCATGGAGAGAAGGGCAGGGAATAATTCAGTCTATATGTTAGGAGTCACATTTTGGAGTTGCTTATCTTTCTGCTGCTTGTAGGGGAAGCGGGGATCTCTCAGCTGACTGTCAGGTGTGTAATCACCTCCCCTGCTTGAATGCCAAAGTGAAATTAATCCAAACCAAACATGCATGGAGCTGATGCCCAGCATAGGtttcactgaaagagaaaaggatattttacagaaaaaaacatgggaAGGAAACAAGAGATGAATGTGTTGAAGCTTGGCAGTATTTGGACGCCTTTATGATGGGCATTTATaggtgcagggagaggagatTTTCCCCACTGCAACAAGATTTGGTCTATGCAAATATACAGCCCATGTAATAGCTGTTGTGGTGTACTCTGAAATACATTCGGCTAAAGGACTCAAATTacttaagaaaaaggaaaaaaatatttcaaataatgagTAGGTATCATAATGGATGCTAAAACAATGGCATGCACCTACTTCATTATTcagttgtttgtttatttctattCTTAAGAGTAATGATGTAAAAAGTGCCTTTTTCCAAATGTTAATTTAGTTCTTTGCAGATGGCAACCATCTGTTAAATGACAAGGCACTTACAGTCTTTGATTAGCACTTTATAGGACTTGGACGGACTTACTGTTACACATGTAAATATAGTTATGGAAGTGAAACTTGGTAGatttgttcttttcctgttgctgttACCAATACATGTAAAATTTCAAACCTAACAAtgtttctttctgtcttctccCGTATTTATCCATGTTGTTCCAGCTGAAGCCTTGAAATTCTTGACAGAATGACAAAACAGGAAATACTGTTAAATTCCAGCAGCATTTGTAGCCATTATGAGCGTCCCCATTCTATAAAGACACCATGTGGATGAGCTCCTAGGGATGCTCGAGGAAAGCACTGGGAGTTTGAAGGGCTTTAAGGATCCTGGCTGTGGGCTGATCCAGGTTTGGGCACTCAGCGACAGTCACCCGGCAGCCTGTCTGTAAACACTGTGTCTCACGGGGCTGCTCTCACCCCCGAGTGATCCTCTGGGGTGAGCTCTGCCCGTTGTGCTTTCCTCCCTCGAGCAGTGACAGCCAGCCCCGCCTGTCCATAAACTCGGCAGTTCTCTCTCATTTCGGGTCGGGCTTGATTCTAAGGTGTCTGCGGGTTCCGCTGCCCAGCTCGGCGTGCCGGCCGCGTTCTCGCTGCGTGCTGTGGCTGGGTGTTCGTTCCGTGCCGCGGTGCCGCTGACGGTGCTGTGCTTCGCTGTGTTGCAGAGCCGCGGCCATGGCCCCGCTGCCGGAGGCGGAGCTGGTGCGCAGCTCGGTGCAGCTGTACCGGTACCTGctgcgctgctgccgccgcctgCCCGCGGGCCCCGTGCGGCAGCACTACCGACACGCCATCCGCCAGGTGCGTCCCGGGGCTCTCCTGCCGCTGAACCAACCCAAACTGCCCCCCTGCGGCCTTGAGACCTTGGTGCGTCTGAAGGGCTGTAGTGGGGCTGCGTGAAGGACcattgctttttgtttgctttgaatCTGAAACCTATTTTTCTTGGCTTTCATCTCTAATTCCTGTGTTAGTCAAGAGAGTGAACAGTCATTACTTACTCCATAAACACATATTTTATGGTGAAACCTACTGGTTCCATGTCAGTCATTTATATATCCCCCCCACCGGGTTAAATCTCATCTGACTGTTCATATTCTATACTTCATATGGAAGTAATGTCATGCCTTTGATCACATCTGTTGTCCTCTTTCTAGTTTTGACATACCAGACAATTTCAATTGTTCTGAATTGAAGttctctggggtttttcttGTTGATGTATGAAAGGAGTAAAATACTTAACATGAAATTCCATATGACCAGATTTGTTATGGAAAGAGGATGGCCAGGTGTTACAATGTGCAGATTTACCCTTTTAGACCAACACTTTATTtgcaacaaatatttttctgatatttcaaTGCTATCTTTATTTTGACAACTGTTGTGTTGACAAGTCAGTGACGCTTGGAATGTTGCAGAGTTTCAAAGTCCATGCTGATGAAGACGATCCTGAGCGAATCCAGCAGA from Motacilla alba alba isolate MOTALB_02 chromosome 19, Motacilla_alba_V1.0_pri, whole genome shotgun sequence carries:
- the LYRM9 gene encoding LYR motif-containing protein 9 isoform X1, translated to MLAAAMAPLPEAELVRSSVQLYRYLLRCCRRLPAGPVRQHYRHAIRQVRPGALLPLNQPKLPPCGLETLSFKVHADEDDPERIQQIIKRAIEDADWVMNKYKNQE
- the LYRM9 gene encoding LYR motif-containing protein 9 isoform X2 produces the protein MLAAAMAPLPEAELVRSSVQLYRYLLRCCRRLPAGPVRQHYRHAIRQSFKVHADEDDPERIQQIIKRAIEDADWVMNKYKNQE